One genomic region from Streptomyces sp. NBC_01431 encodes:
- a CDS encoding helix-turn-helix domain-containing protein, translating to MTAGEAWGSPRPSAVEAGGGSVVRRILLGSQLRRLRESRGITREAAGYSIRASESKISRMELGRVSFKARDVEDLLTLYGVGDESERMALLGLAKEANIAGWWHSFGDVLPGWFQTYIGLEGAASLIRIYEVQFVHGLLQTEAYAHAVVSRGMQGAPTAEIDRRVALRLERQKALVSERAPQFHAVLDEAALRRPYGERDVMRGQLKHLIELSEQPNINLQIMPFSFGGHAGESGAFTMLRFPESDLSDIVYLEQLTSALYLDKAEEVAQYERAMARLQKDSPGPEESRDLLRGLLQLS from the coding sequence GTGACCGCAGGGGAGGCATGGGGATCCCCCCGGCCGAGCGCAGTCGAGGCCGGTGGAGGTTCGGTGGTCCGGCGCATTCTGCTCGGCTCACAGCTCAGGCGCCTGCGCGAGTCGCGCGGCATCACGCGGGAAGCGGCCGGCTATTCCATCCGGGCATCCGAATCCAAGATCAGTCGTATGGAGTTGGGGCGGGTGAGCTTCAAGGCCAGGGATGTCGAGGACCTGCTCACGCTCTACGGCGTCGGTGACGAGTCCGAGCGCATGGCGCTCCTCGGCCTCGCCAAGGAGGCCAACATCGCAGGCTGGTGGCACAGCTTCGGCGATGTGCTCCCCGGCTGGTTCCAGACATACATCGGTCTGGAGGGCGCCGCGTCGCTCATCCGGATCTACGAAGTCCAGTTCGTCCACGGCCTGTTGCAGACCGAGGCCTATGCGCACGCGGTGGTCTCGCGCGGCATGCAGGGCGCGCCCACCGCCGAGATCGACCGCCGGGTCGCGCTGCGTCTGGAGCGCCAGAAGGCCCTCGTCTCGGAGCGGGCCCCGCAGTTCCACGCCGTACTGGACGAAGCCGCGCTGCGCCGCCCCTACGGTGAACGGGACGTGATGCGCGGCCAGTTGAAGCATCTCATCGAGCTGTCGGAGCAGCCCAACATCAATCTCCAGATCATGCCGTTCAGCTTCGGCGGGCACGCGGGGGAGAGCGGCGCCTTCACGATGCTGCGGTTCCCCGAGTCGGACCTGTCGGACATCGTCTATCTCGAACAGCTCACCTCCGCACTGTATTTGGACAAGGCGGAGGAGGTCGCGCAGTACGAAAGGGCCATGGCCCGCCTCCAGAAGGACAGTCCCGGCCCGGAGGAAAGCCGCGATCTTCTGCGCGGACTCCTCCAACTCAGCTGA
- a CDS encoding glutamate decarboxylase — translation MALHRGGSKKDHADEKGEGGRLSLNPFYGEADPIGSMTSAPPRHRLPERPLAPTTAYQVVHDELMLDGNARLNLATFVTTWMEPEASVLMAECRDKNMIDKDEYPRTAELERRCVAMLADLWHAPDPTTAVGCSTTGSSEACMLAGLALKRRWAQRNADRYPSREARPNLVMGVNVQVCWEKFCNFWEVEARQVPMEGDRFHLDPQAAAALCDENTIGVVGVLGSTFDGSYEPIAQLCAALDDLQERTGLDVPVHVDGASGAMIAPFLDEDLVWDFRLPRVSSINTSGHKYGLVYPGVGWALWRTAEELPEELVFRVNYLGGDMPTFALNFSRPGAQVVAQYYTFLRLGREGYRAVQQTTRDVARELAERVEAFGDFQLLTQGNELPVFAFTTTPEVDRYDVFDVSRRLRERGWLVPAYTFPANREDLSVLRVVCRNGFSSDLADLLIEDLSRLLPELRRQAAPLGRDELVATAFHH, via the coding sequence ATGGCACTGCACCGGGGCGGCAGCAAGAAGGATCACGCCGACGAGAAGGGGGAGGGCGGTCGGCTCTCCCTGAACCCGTTCTACGGGGAGGCCGACCCCATCGGGTCGATGACGTCGGCGCCGCCCCGGCACCGGCTGCCCGAGCGGCCGCTGGCGCCGACGACCGCGTACCAGGTGGTCCACGACGAGCTGATGCTCGACGGCAACGCCCGCCTCAACCTCGCGACGTTCGTCACCACCTGGATGGAGCCGGAGGCCTCGGTGCTGATGGCGGAGTGCCGCGACAAGAACATGATCGACAAGGACGAGTACCCGCGCACCGCCGAGTTGGAGCGGCGCTGCGTGGCGATGCTCGCCGACCTCTGGCACGCGCCGGATCCGACCACCGCGGTCGGCTGCTCCACGACCGGCTCCAGCGAGGCCTGCATGCTGGCGGGCCTCGCGCTCAAGCGGCGCTGGGCGCAGCGGAACGCGGACCGCTACCCCTCGCGCGAGGCCCGCCCCAACCTCGTGATGGGCGTCAACGTGCAGGTCTGCTGGGAGAAGTTCTGCAACTTCTGGGAGGTCGAGGCGCGCCAAGTGCCCATGGAGGGCGACCGCTTCCACCTCGATCCGCAAGCCGCCGCCGCACTCTGCGACGAGAACACGATCGGGGTCGTCGGGGTGCTCGGCTCCACCTTCGACGGGTCGTACGAGCCGATCGCCCAACTGTGCGCGGCGCTGGACGATTTGCAGGAGCGTACGGGTCTGGACGTCCCCGTGCACGTCGACGGGGCGTCCGGGGCAATGATCGCGCCCTTCCTGGACGAGGACCTGGTGTGGGACTTCCGGCTGCCTCGGGTGTCCTCGATCAACACCTCGGGGCACAAATACGGTCTCGTGTACCCCGGGGTGGGCTGGGCGCTGTGGCGCACGGCGGAGGAGCTCCCAGAGGAGCTGGTCTTCCGGGTGAACTACCTCGGCGGCGACATGCCGACGTTCGCGCTCAACTTCTCGCGGCCGGGGGCACAGGTGGTGGCGCAGTACTACACGTTTCTGCGGCTCGGGCGGGAGGGGTACCGGGCGGTCCAGCAGACGACGCGGGACGTGGCGCGGGAACTCGCGGAGCGGGTGGAGGCCTTCGGCGACTTCCAACTCCTCACCCAGGGCAACGAGTTGCCGGTGTTCGCCTTCACGACGACGCCGGAGGTGGACCGGTACGACGTGTTCGACGTGTCCCGGCGGCTGCGCGAACGGGGCTGGCTGGTTCCCGCGTACACCTTCCCGGCGAACCGCGAGGACCTGTCGGTCCTCAGGGTGGTCTGCCGCAACGGCTTCTCCTCCGACCTGGCGGACCTCCTGATCGAGGACCTGTCCCGGCTGCTGCCGGAACTGCGGCGCCAGGCCGCGCCACTGGGGCGGGACGAGTTGGTGGCGACGGCGTTCCACCACTAG
- a CDS encoding ATP-binding protein — MGTNGSTMLEPCEPLRQALPSIDPSTVSGSASCALPARYEAVGGARKFTRSTLTQWGLGERFDDVALVVSELVTNALRHALPADTPRESDAPVRLHLMRWTSRLVCAVRDPSAESPVEREGDDFGAECGRGLFLVDSFADSWGWHPLSGALGGKVVWALFRLQPAE, encoded by the coding sequence ATGGGGACGAACGGATCGACCATGCTGGAGCCGTGCGAGCCCTTAAGGCAGGCGCTTCCCTCCATCGACCCCTCGACGGTCTCGGGCTCGGCGTCCTGTGCGCTGCCCGCCCGGTACGAAGCGGTGGGCGGGGCAAGGAAGTTCACGAGATCGACGCTGACACAGTGGGGGCTCGGCGAGCGCTTCGACGATGTCGCCCTGGTCGTCTCGGAACTCGTCACCAACGCGCTGCGGCACGCGCTGCCCGCCGACACCCCGCGCGAGAGCGACGCCCCGGTGCGGCTGCATCTGATGCGCTGGACCAGCCGCCTGGTGTGCGCGGTCCGCGACCCCAGCGCGGAGAGCCCCGTCGAGCGCGAGGGCGACGACTTCGGCGCGGAGTGCGGGCGCGGCCTGTTCCTGGTGGACTCGTTCGCCGACAGCTGGGGCTGGCACCCGCTGTCGGGCGCGCTCGGCGGCAAGGTCGTCTGGGCCCTGTTCCGTCTTCAGCCCGCGGAATAG
- a CDS encoding DUF397 domain-containing protein — MHHAYNGMAAAELQGVAWQKSQHSNSQGSCVEFAKLPGGGVAVRNSRHPDGPALVYTRAEIEAMLLGIKDGEFDHLVMD, encoded by the coding sequence TTGCACCACGCGTACAACGGCATGGCGGCAGCGGAGCTTCAGGGTGTCGCTTGGCAGAAGAGCCAGCACAGCAACTCGCAGGGTTCCTGCGTCGAATTCGCCAAACTGCCGGGCGGAGGGGTGGCGGTACGCAACTCACGCCATCCGGACGGGCCCGCACTGGTCTACACCAGGGCTGAGATAGAGGCGATGCTGCTCGGCATCAAGGACGGCGAGTTCGATCACCTGGTGATGGACTGA
- a CDS encoding FUSC family protein, whose product MGWLRALKETTRSGLKVERLRLEPLVALRGAAGLAIVVGISLTLFGPSVAVSSAFGAFQAAIATYQRSWRPRPVLALASGLSLAISTFLGYLVGTHSPFFLLLLAVWTFVAGLSWAVGPTVGVIASSNVAIMLVTVTLPSSLGEAAGHAAMIAFGGVVQAALVVVFPVRRWGARRDALADALAAVADYARRLRHDPVAPFDPQPLMTARLAAAVTPREARRRPPELHGARGIAERIRPVLASLADPALGVPDEGVERDRVRELLAAAATVLDAAARAVRHGEPVSIPPAAEAALATPDTGAILTGPARRAAARLGALLADVVETAGGSGTGDDAAPLLRPTLFREVPVALRTMRAELGRRDSPILRHAVRVCAVTTAGYLLGQVLPLGHGYWAPMASVMVMRPDFSLTYARAVARFGGTLVGVALATGVVQLTHPDTPTSAAIAVACAFLAYLLMRTGYAVLSACVSAYVVFLLGMGGLQWTQTVPDRVFLTLLGGALAMVSYAVYPAWETPRLRTRLADWVAGDGRYAAAVIAHYADPSRGSGEIRQALLDTRAARIAWQEALDKARHEPVRHRGLSRSAADEAARALRQLGRTAMLMEAHLPDRDAVPVPAAAKLADALRHATEQGAKAVRERRVPRWEEVEQALAAWDGEGVPDRVVRQGAGLVLHCLDDLTDALTPSNSP is encoded by the coding sequence ATGGGCTGGCTCCGTGCGCTGAAAGAGACCACACGCTCGGGGCTGAAGGTCGAGCGCCTGCGCCTGGAACCGCTGGTGGCCCTGCGCGGAGCCGCCGGCCTTGCCATCGTCGTCGGTATCAGCCTCACCCTCTTCGGCCCCTCGGTCGCCGTGAGCTCCGCGTTCGGCGCGTTCCAGGCCGCCATCGCCACGTACCAGCGCAGTTGGCGCCCCAGGCCGGTACTGGCGCTGGCCTCCGGCCTCTCGCTCGCGATCTCGACGTTCCTCGGCTACCTCGTCGGCACCCACTCGCCGTTCTTCCTGCTGCTGCTCGCCGTGTGGACGTTCGTGGCGGGCCTGTCGTGGGCGGTCGGCCCGACCGTCGGCGTGATCGCCTCGTCGAACGTGGCGATCATGCTGGTCACCGTCACCCTGCCCAGCTCGCTCGGCGAGGCCGCCGGGCACGCCGCGATGATCGCGTTCGGCGGGGTCGTGCAGGCCGCCCTCGTCGTGGTCTTCCCGGTACGCCGATGGGGCGCGCGGCGCGACGCGCTGGCCGACGCACTGGCCGCGGTGGCCGACTACGCGCGCCGGCTACGGCACGATCCGGTCGCGCCGTTCGACCCGCAGCCCCTGATGACCGCCCGGCTCGCCGCCGCCGTCACCCCGCGCGAGGCCCGCCGCCGGCCCCCCGAACTGCACGGCGCCCGGGGCATCGCCGAGCGGATCCGGCCGGTCCTGGCCTCGCTCGCCGACCCGGCGCTGGGCGTCCCCGACGAGGGCGTCGAACGCGACCGGGTCAGGGAGTTGCTCGCCGCCGCCGCGACCGTACTGGACGCCGCCGCGCGGGCCGTCAGACACGGCGAGCCGGTCAGCATCCCGCCCGCGGCCGAGGCCGCGCTCGCCACCCCCGACACCGGCGCCATCCTGACCGGCCCCGCCCGCCGCGCCGCGGCCCGGCTCGGCGCGCTGCTCGCCGACGTGGTCGAGACCGCCGGGGGCAGCGGCACCGGCGACGACGCGGCCCCGCTGCTCAGACCGACCCTGTTCCGCGAGGTGCCGGTCGCACTGCGCACGATGCGTGCCGAGCTGGGCCGCCGCGACTCACCGATCCTGCGGCACGCGGTGCGGGTCTGCGCGGTGACGACGGCCGGCTACCTCCTCGGCCAGGTACTGCCGCTCGGCCACGGCTACTGGGCGCCGATGGCGTCCGTGATGGTGATGCGACCGGACTTCTCGCTCACCTACGCCCGCGCGGTGGCCCGCTTCGGCGGCACCCTGGTGGGCGTGGCGCTGGCGACCGGCGTGGTGCAGCTCACCCATCCGGACACCCCGACGTCCGCGGCCATCGCGGTGGCCTGCGCGTTCCTGGCGTACCTGCTGATGCGCACGGGCTACGCGGTGCTGAGCGCCTGCGTGTCCGCGTATGTGGTGTTCCTGCTCGGCATGGGCGGTCTCCAGTGGACCCAGACGGTGCCCGACCGGGTGTTCTTGACCCTGCTGGGCGGTGCGCTCGCGATGGTCTCGTACGCCGTCTACCCGGCCTGGGAGACGCCGAGGCTGCGCACCCGGCTCGCCGACTGGGTGGCGGGGGACGGCCGGTACGCCGCCGCCGTCATCGCCCACTACGCCGATCCGAGCCGGGGCTCCGGCGAGATCCGCCAAGCGCTGCTCGACACCCGGGCGGCGCGCATCGCCTGGCAGGAGGCGCTCGACAAGGCCCGGCACGAGCCGGTCCGCCACCGGGGGCTTTCCCGTTCCGCGGCCGACGAAGCCGCCCGCGCGCTACGGCAGTTGGGGCGTACGGCCATGCTGATGGAGGCGCATCTTCCGGACCGGGACGCGGTGCCGGTGCCGGCCGCGGCCAAGCTCGCCGACGCACTGCGGCATGCCACAGAACAGGGCGCGAAGGCGGTGCGCGAGCGGCGGGTGCCGCGCTGGGAGGAGGTCGAGCAGGCCCTGGCCGCGTGGGACGGCGAGGGCGTGCCCGACCGGGTGGTCCGGCAGGGCGCCGGTCTCGTCCTGCACTGCCTGGACGACCTGACCGACGCGCTCACGCCGTCCAACTCCCCCTAA
- a CDS encoding aldehyde dehydrogenase family protein, whose amino-acid sequence MSFFTDLAHQFIDGQWRTGSGSWDIIDFDPYNGEKLAAITVATVEEVDEAYRVAERAQREWADTNPYTRRLVFERALRIVEEREPEIIAAMISELGGTRLKAVYEVHLAKEFLREAIQLALRPEGRILPSPVDGKENRVYRLPVGVIGVISPFNFPFLVTIKSVAPALALGNAVVIKPNQNAPVVGGGLIAKIFKDAGLPAGLLNVLVTDIAEVGDALIEHPVPRVISFAGSDRTGRHVASVAGSHFKRVILELSGNSALVVLDDADLDYAVDAAVFSRFVYQGQVCMAANRILVDSSVQEEFTAKFLAKVASLKTGDPADPATDIGPVINNFQAEALTSLVEQALAEGATALVRGRTRGNLVEPTVLAGLPADSSVLRQEIFGPVALLIPFDGEAEAVRMANDSPYGLSGAVHTANVERGVRFAKRIVTGMMHVNDSTIQDEPLVAFGGEKYSGLGRLNGDSTVEAFTTQKWISVQHERSPFPF is encoded by the coding sequence ATGTCCTTCTTCACCGACCTAGCCCACCAGTTCATAGACGGCCAGTGGCGCACCGGCAGCGGGTCGTGGGACATCATCGACTTCGATCCGTACAACGGGGAGAAGCTCGCCGCCATCACCGTGGCCACCGTGGAGGAGGTCGACGAGGCCTACCGGGTGGCCGAGCGCGCCCAGCGGGAGTGGGCCGACACCAACCCCTACACCCGAAGACTGGTCTTCGAGCGCGCCCTGCGCATCGTCGAGGAGCGCGAGCCGGAGATCATCGCGGCGATGATCAGTGAGCTGGGCGGCACCCGGCTCAAGGCGGTGTACGAGGTGCATCTCGCCAAGGAGTTCCTGCGCGAGGCGATACAGCTGGCGCTGCGCCCCGAGGGACGCATCCTGCCCTCGCCGGTGGACGGCAAGGAGAACCGCGTCTACCGGCTCCCGGTCGGTGTGATCGGGGTGATCAGCCCGTTCAACTTCCCGTTCCTGGTGACGATCAAGTCGGTCGCTCCGGCACTGGCGTTGGGCAACGCCGTAGTCATCAAGCCGAACCAGAACGCGCCGGTCGTCGGCGGCGGGCTCATAGCCAAGATATTCAAGGACGCCGGGCTGCCCGCCGGGCTGCTGAACGTCCTGGTCACCGACATCGCCGAGGTCGGCGACGCGCTGATAGAGCACCCGGTCCCCAGAGTGATCTCGTTCGCGGGCTCCGACCGCACCGGCCGCCATGTCGCCTCCGTCGCCGGCAGCCACTTCAAGCGCGTCATCCTGGAGCTGAGCGGCAACAGCGCGCTGGTCGTCCTGGACGACGCGGACCTCGACTACGCGGTGGACGCGGCGGTTTTCAGCCGCTTCGTCTACCAGGGCCAGGTCTGCATGGCCGCCAACCGGATCCTGGTCGACTCCTCGGTGCAGGAGGAGTTCACCGCCAAGTTCCTCGCGAAGGTGGCCTCGCTGAAGACCGGCGACCCGGCCGACCCGGCCACCGACATCGGCCCGGTCATCAACAACTTCCAGGCGGAAGCGCTGACTTCACTGGTCGAGCAGGCCCTCGCCGAGGGGGCCACGGCGCTCGTACGGGGCCGCACGCGCGGCAACCTGGTGGAGCCCACCGTGCTCGCGGGCCTGCCCGCCGACTCCTCCGTACTGCGCCAGGAGATCTTCGGGCCGGTGGCGCTGCTCATCCCCTTCGACGGGGAGGCCGAGGCCGTACGCATGGCGAACGACAGCCCGTACGGACTCAGCGGCGCGGTGCACACCGCCAATGTGGAGCGCGGGGTGCGGTTCGCCAAGCGGATCGTCACCGGGATGATGCACGTCAACGACTCCACGATCCAGGACGAGCCGCTGGTGGCCTTCGGCGGCGAGAAGTACTCGGGGCTGGGGCGGCTGAACGGCGACTCCACGGTCGAGGCGTTCACCACCCAGAAGTGGATCTCGGTCCAGCACGAGCGCAGCCCGTTCCCGTTCTGA
- a CDS encoding DinB family protein, with the protein MVTHVPAEDRGDERGALLAFVEAQRGGLRRALIGLTEEQAASRPSASGLSLSGLVKHVAECELNWLRMAQQQPNEKQRDASNWHESFQLVGDETVEGMLAFWDEVAAETEEFIRKVPSLDDTFPLPDQPWFPKEGRVSMRWLMLHLIEEMGRHAGHADIVRESLDGKTAFELVALANS; encoded by the coding sequence ATGGTCACTCACGTTCCCGCGGAAGACCGGGGCGACGAGCGCGGCGCGCTCCTCGCGTTTGTCGAGGCCCAGCGCGGCGGGCTGCGCCGCGCGCTCATCGGGCTCACCGAGGAGCAGGCCGCGAGCCGCCCCAGCGCCAGCGGGCTGTCGCTGTCCGGGCTGGTCAAGCACGTCGCGGAGTGCGAGCTGAACTGGCTGCGGATGGCTCAGCAGCAGCCCAACGAGAAGCAGCGCGACGCCTCGAACTGGCACGAGAGCTTCCAGCTCGTCGGTGACGAGACGGTCGAGGGGATGCTCGCGTTCTGGGACGAAGTGGCCGCCGAGACCGAGGAGTTCATCCGCAAGGTGCCCTCCCTCGACGACACCTTCCCGCTGCCGGACCAGCCGTGGTTCCCCAAGGAGGGCCGGGTCTCGATGCGCTGGCTCATGCTGCACCTGATCGAGGAGATGGGACGGCACGCCGGGCACGCGGACATCGTCCGTGAATCCCTGGACGGCAAGACCGCGTTCGAGCTGGTGGCGCTCGCAAATTCCTGA
- a CDS encoding PadR family transcriptional regulator encodes MSVIRLLVLGAVRQHGRAHGYQVRSDLEYWGAHEWSNAKPGSIYHALKQMAKQGVLLAHEVAPSTVGGPPRTEYELTQAGRAEYFRLLREALSSYDQKMDVMSAALGFMVDLPRAEVVALLRERLEKLAGWRATVAEYYLVGEGPDQFGHIGEIMNMWVHSSDAGAAWTRGLIARIEAGAYAFAGEPGWTPDWGSAPAPAGPSPQGPAPD; translated from the coding sequence ATGTCAGTGATCCGTCTCCTCGTCCTTGGCGCGGTACGTCAGCACGGCCGGGCACACGGCTACCAGGTGCGGAGCGACCTGGAGTACTGGGGCGCGCACGAGTGGTCCAACGCCAAGCCCGGTTCGATCTACCACGCGCTCAAGCAGATGGCCAAGCAGGGCGTCCTCCTCGCCCATGAGGTGGCGCCCAGCACGGTCGGCGGGCCGCCGCGCACGGAGTACGAGCTGACGCAGGCGGGCCGCGCGGAGTACTTCCGGCTGCTGCGCGAGGCGTTGTCCTCGTACGACCAGAAGATGGACGTGATGTCGGCGGCGCTCGGCTTCATGGTGGACCTGCCGCGCGCGGAGGTCGTCGCCCTGCTGCGCGAGCGGCTGGAGAAGCTGGCGGGATGGCGCGCCACGGTGGCGGAGTACTACCTGGTGGGTGAGGGCCCGGACCAGTTCGGCCACATCGGCGAGATCATGAACATGTGGGTGCACTCGTCGGACGCGGGGGCGGCGTGGACGCGGGGGCTGATCGCCCGGATCGAGGCGGGTGCGTACGCCTTCGCGGGCGAACCCGGCTGGACCCCGGACTGGGGCTCGGCCCCCGCCCCCGCCGGCCCGTCACCCCAGGGGCCCGCCCCGGACTGA
- a CDS encoding YbjQ family protein codes for MGIEEYGGGQGPQSDVLVVTTNDVPGYTVQQVIGEVFGLTVRSRHLGSQIGAGLKSMIGGELKGLTKTLVETRNQAMERLVAQAKARGANAVLMMRFDVTEAADVGTEVCAYGTAVVISRS; via the coding sequence ATGGGTATCGAGGAGTACGGCGGCGGGCAGGGACCGCAGTCGGACGTGCTGGTCGTGACCACGAACGACGTACCCGGCTACACGGTGCAGCAGGTCATCGGGGAGGTCTTCGGACTCACGGTGCGCTCCCGTCACCTCGGCAGCCAGATCGGTGCCGGGCTGAAGTCCATGATCGGCGGCGAGCTGAAAGGCCTGACCAAGACGCTGGTCGAGACGCGGAACCAGGCGATGGAGCGGCTGGTGGCCCAGGCGAAGGCGCGCGGCGCCAACGCGGTCCTGATGATGCGGTTCGACGTGACGGAGGCGGCCGACGTGGGTACGGAGGTGTGCGCGTACGGCACCGCGGTGGTCATCTCTCGCAGCTGA
- a CDS encoding DedA family protein — translation MTDLALGPSWLDPDYLLQTFGLAGLLLIVFAESGLLIGFFLPGDSLLFTTGLLVTTGKLDTPLWLVCVLVVLAAVLGDQVGYLFGKKVGPSLFRRPDSKLFKQENVEKAHEFFEKYGPKSLVLARFVPIVRTFTPIVAGVSGMNYRSFVTFNVIGGTLWGAGVTLLGAALGNVGFVHKHIELILVAIVLVSVVPIAIEFLRARAKAKKNPPLAADGPTARSPQRGGRHAKR, via the coding sequence GTGACTGACCTCGCCCTCGGACCGAGCTGGCTGGACCCGGACTATCTGCTCCAGACCTTCGGTCTGGCCGGACTGCTGCTCATCGTGTTCGCCGAGTCCGGACTGCTCATCGGGTTCTTCCTGCCGGGCGACTCGCTGCTGTTCACCACCGGCCTCCTCGTCACCACCGGCAAGCTGGACACCCCGCTGTGGCTGGTCTGTGTGCTCGTGGTGCTCGCCGCGGTCCTGGGCGACCAGGTGGGCTATCTGTTCGGCAAGAAGGTGGGCCCGTCGCTGTTCAGACGGCCCGACTCCAAGCTCTTCAAGCAGGAGAACGTCGAGAAGGCCCACGAATTCTTCGAGAAGTACGGGCCGAAGTCGCTGGTCCTGGCCCGCTTCGTGCCGATCGTGCGCACCTTCACACCGATCGTCGCGGGCGTCAGCGGCATGAACTACCGCTCGTTCGTCACCTTCAACGTCATCGGCGGCACGCTGTGGGGCGCGGGCGTCACCCTGCTCGGCGCGGCCCTGGGCAACGTCGGCTTCGTCCACAAGCACATCGAGCTGATCCTCGTCGCGATCGTGCTGGTCTCGGTCGTGCCGATCGCCATCGAGTTCCTGCGGGCGCGCGCCAAGGCGAAGAAGAACCCGCCGCTCGCGGCCGACGGCCCCACGGCCCGGTCCCCGCAGCGCGGCGGCCGCCACGCCAAGCGCTGA